A window of Saccharomyces eubayanus strain FM1318 chromosome XII, whole genome shotgun sequence contains these coding sequences:
- the REH1 gene encoding Reh1p, with protein MSSAIFTCNCCVIQFKTSDLQRYHMKTEWHRYNLKRRIANLQPIGAEQFAEKLQISEKEQAENQVDEFGFPVLKPIVNQSSQHSALSAKQKKPIKSKRGRNVGANLLKKNDKDDVAKEKKARSVSPSGSISSQLSNLTVRTENTNTDYGEDTVSEYGFTSDSNYDATSDEDLDTADRPIDNKEAEKISITECIYCGKNSKEVERNVKHMFNEHGLFIPERSYLIDLNGLLEFLIKMIVIEHNCLCCNFHGSGLESIRAHMSSKRHCRLPYETKEERQLFAPFYDFTYDDRSIDEETQCGTAGIPEPSTDHEAKDYEEDAEVDTTLILSDNDINANYTTVSIDESGLELTLPTGARLGHRAGQRYYRQNLPSQSNPDESRRTVTAADRRMISGVTEKQYKKGMKKMQQLEKTAINTQIRRDIKRVNFQTHYRDELLQ; from the coding sequence ATGAGCTCCGCTATTTTTACATGTAATTGTTGTGTTATCCAGTTCAAAACCAGTGATTTGCAGAGGTATCACATGAAGACTGAATGGCACAGATACAATTTGAAGAGAAGAATTGCCAACCTTCAACCTATTGGCGCGGAACAGTTTgctgaaaaattgcaaatttctgaaaaggaacaagCTGAAAACCAAGTCGATGAGTTCGGCTTTCCCGTTTTGAAACCTATCGTTAATCAAAGTAGCCAACATAGTGCATTATCTGcgaaacagaaaaagccAATCAAGTCGAAAAGAGGAAGGAATGTTGGTGCAAACttgctgaagaaaaatgacaagGATGACGTTGctaaagagaaaaaagctAGGTCCGTTTCTCCTTCTGGATCAATATCTTCGCAGTTGTCTAACCTGACCGTAAGAACTGAAAATACAAACACAGATTACGGTGAAGATACTGTTTCTGAATATGGTTTCACAAGCGACTCTAATTATGATGCTACTAGTGATGAGGATTTAGACACCGCCGACAGACCCATAGATAACAAAGAAGCTGAAAAGATATCTATCACCGAATGTATATATTGCGGGAAAAATAGCAAAGAAGTTGAAAGGAATGTTAAACACATGTTTAACGAACACGGTCTTTTCATACCTGAAAGATCCTATTTGATTGATTTAAATGGTTTATTAGAATTCttaataaaaatgattGTTATAGAACATAACTGTTTATGTTGTAACTTTCACGGCTCTGGTTTAGAAAGTATAAGAGCGCACATGAGTTCTAAGCGCCATTGTAGGCTACCGTACGAAACAAAGGAGGAGCGTCAATTGTTCGCCCCATTTTACGATTTCACGTATGATGATCGTTCTATCGATGAGGAGACTCAGTGCGGTACAGCAGGCATACCAGAGCCTTCTACGGATCATGAGGCAAAGGACTATGAGGAAGATGCCGAAGTGGATACTACGTTGATTCTGAGCGATAACGATATTAATGCAAATTATACTACTGTTTCCATTGACGAATCAGGTTTGGAACTTACTTTACCAACGGGCGCAAGACTAGGTCACCGTGCAGGACAGAGATACTACAGACAAAATTTACCCTCCCAATCAAATCCCGATGAGAGCAGAAGAACTGTTACCGCCGCCGACAGGAGGATGATTAGTGGTGTCACTGAAAAGCAATACAAGAAGGGcatgaagaaaatgcaaCAATTGGAGAAAACTGCCATAAATACGCAGATCCGCCGTGATATCAAAAGGGTCAACTTCCAAACACACTACAGGGACGAACTGTTGCAATAA
- the ECM19 gene encoding Ecm19p produces the protein MRKNTLDMVSVGIVCLVGIYTGTKFFEPIVIDRLRKDGNLRSDVPIPDYDRDGNLVMPPPPTPPAQSPPPEQ, from the coding sequence ATGCGGAAGAACACGTTAGATATGGTCAGTGTCGGGATCGTGTGTCTCGTGGGGATCTACACAGGCACGAAGTTCTTTGAGCCCATCGTGATCGATAGATTGCGCAAGGACGGGAACCTGAGATCGGACGTTCCCATCCCGGACTATGATAGGGATGGGAACTTGGTGATGCCCCCACCGCCTACACCGCCTGCACAATCGCCACCACCGGAACAATGA
- the STE23 gene encoding metalloendopeptidase, protein MGIALLTSSSVLLSRPPLSQLVRFAPIALGSIVRRFKPLTCTPRYYTATPYRMTTNFKTFDLEFLKPDLDDRSYRFIELPNKLKALLIQDPKADKAAASLDVNIGAFEDPENLPGLAHFCEHLLFMGSEKFPDENEYSSYLSKHGGSSNAYTASQNTNYFFEVNHQHLLGALDRFSGFFSCPLFKKESTDKEINAVNSENKKNLQNDIWRIYQLDKSLTNPNHPYHKFSTGNIETLGESPKENGLNIRDELLKFHKDFYSANIMKLCILGREDLDTLSEWTCNLFKDVSNNDREVPHYAESIMQPEHLQKIIQVNPVKDLKKLEISFTVPDLEEHWKSKPPRILSHLIGHEGSGSLLAHLKKLGWANELSAGGHTVSKGNAFFAIDIDLTDDGLTHYRDVIVLIFQYIGMLKNSLPQKWIFTELQDISNATFKFKQAGNPSSTVSSLAKLLERDYIPVDKILAMGLLTEYEPDLITQYTDALIPENSRVTLISRGLDTDSSEKWYGTNYKILDYPEDLLKDIKSPGLNPALNLPRPNEFVSTNFKVDKLDDVKPIDEPMLLLSNGMSRLWYKKDDRFWQPRGYIYLTFKLPHTHASVINSMLSTLYIQMINDALKDLQYDAACADLRISFVKTNQGLDITASGFNEKLIVLLTRFLQGVVSFEPKKDRFEILKDKTIRHLKNLLYEVPYSQMSNYYNSLINERSWSTAEKLEVFEKLTFEQLTSFIPTIYEGVFFETLVHGNVKHEEAMEVDSLIKSLITNNIDNLQVSNNRLRSYLLPKGKSFRFETDLKDPKNVNSCIQHVTQLDVYSEELSALSGLFAQLIHEPCFDTLRTKEQLGYVVFSSSLNNHGTANIRILIQSEHTTPYLEWRINNFYETFGQILKDMTQEDFDKHKEALCNSLLQKFKNMSEESARYTAAIYLGDYNFTHRQKKAKLVADITKQQIIDFYESYIMGENASKLILHLKSQVENKELDESELEAAKYPSGQLIEDVGSFKSTLFVAPVRQPMKNFEVTAPAQAEK, encoded by the coding sequence ATGGGCATAGCTCTTTTgacctcttcttctgtaCTTCTTTCTAGACCGCCCCTCTCTCAATTGGTTCGTTTCGCACCAATCGCTCTAGGTTCCATTGTAAGACGCTTTAAACCGCTCACGTGTACACCTCGCTACTATACTGCAACCCCTTACAGGATGACTACCAATTTCAAGACGTTTGATCTGGAGTTTTTAAAACCGGACTTGGACGACAGATCGTACAGGTTCATTGAGTTGCCCAATAAGTTGAAGGCCCTGTTAATCCAGGACCCTAAGGCTGATAAAGCAGCTGCTTCGTTGGACGTTAACATCGGTGCCTTTGAAGACCCAGAAAACCTGCCCGGTTTGGCCCATTTCTGCGAGCATCTTTTGTTCATGGGTTCTGAGAAATTTCctgatgaaaatgaatattCGAGTTATCTGAGTAAGCATGGTGGCTCGTCCAATGCCTACACCGCGTCACAGAACACGAATTACTTCTTTGAAGTCAACCATCAACATCTGCTTGGTGCGTTGGACAGATTCTCAGGGTTTTTCTCGTGCCCCCTTTTCAAGAAGGAGTCTACagataaagaaatcaatGCTGTTAACAGcgaaaataagaaaaacttACAGAACGATATCTGGAGAATCTACCAATTGGACAAGTCTCTAACGAACCCGAACCACCCTTATCATAAATTTTCCACGGGGAATATCGAGACTTTGGGTGAATCGCCCAAGGAAAATGGGCTAAACATCAGAGATGAGTTGCTCAAATTCCATAAAGACTTTTATTCCGCCAACATAATGAAGCTTTGTATTCTTGGTAGGGAAGACCTAGACACCTTATCCGAATGGACCTGCAATCTGTTCAAAGACGTTTCCAATAACGACCGTGAAGTGCCTCACTACGCAGAATCTATTATGCAACCTGAacatttacaaaaaataattcagGTCAACCCTGTGAAAGATCTGAAGAAACTAGAAATTTCGTTCACTGTACCTGATTTGGAAGAGCATTGGAAATCCAAGCCACCAAGAATATTGAGTCATTTAATCGGCCATGAAGGCTCTGGTTCTTTGTTAGCacatctgaaaaaattaggCTGGGCTAATGAGCTGTCTGCTGGTGGACACACCGTCTCCAAAGGAAACGCTTTTTTTGCGATAGACATCGATTTGACTGATGATGGGTTGACACATTATCGAGATGTCATTGTCTTGATCTTTCAGTATATTgggatgttgaaaaattcgcTACCCCAAAAATGGATATTTACCGAACTACAAGATATTTCTAATGCCACTTTCAAGTTCAAGCAAGCCGGTAACCCTTCTTCCACTGTTTCGTCTTTGGCAAAACTCTTGGAAAGAGATTATATTCCtgttgataaaattttaGCCATGGGTTTATTAACTGAATATGAGCCAGATTTAATCACTCAGTACACAGACGCATTGATCCCAGAAAATTCTCGTGTCACGTTAATTTCAAGAGGTTTAGACACTGATTCCAGCGAAAAGTGGTACGGAACTAACTACAAGATATTAGACTATCCGGAAGATTTGTTAAAGGACATTAAGTCACCAGGTTTAAACCCGGCGCTGAATTTACCACGTCCAAATGAATTTGTCTCGACGAATTTTAAAGTTGATAAATTAGATGACGTAAAGCCAATAGATGAACCTATGTTATTGTTATCCAATGGGATGAGCAGATTATGGTATAAGAAAGATGACCGATTCTGGCAACCAAGGGGGTATATTTATTTGACATTCAAATTGCCCCATACGCATGCGAGTGTCATCAATAGTATGCTGTCCACTTTATACATCCAAATGATCAATGATGCATTGAAAGATCTACAGTATGATGCTGCTTGTGCTGATCTTCGTATTTCATTTGTCAAGACTAATCAAGGTCTCGATATCACTGCGTCCGGgtttaatgaaaaactgaTCGTTTTACTAACAAGATTCTTGCAAGGAGTTGTCTCTTTTGAACCGAAAAAGGATcgttttgaaattttgaaggaTAAGACCATTCgtcatttgaaaaatttgttatATGAAGTTCCCTATTCGCAAATGTCAAACTACTATAACTCATTAATAAACGAACGTTCGTGGTCAACTGCAGAAAAACTGGAAGTTTTCGAAAAATTGACATTTGAGCAACTGACTAGCTTCATACCGACTATCTATGAAGGCgtgttttttgaaactttggTTCATGGTAATGTTAAGCATGAAGAAGCAATGGAAGTGGACTCTTTGATTAAGTCATTGATTACAAATAACATTGATAATTTGCAAGTCTCAAACAACCGCTTGAGATCTTATTTACTTCCAAAGGGTAAAAGCTTTAGATTTGAAacagatttgaaagatcCGAAGAATGTTAACTCTTGTATTCAACATGTCACACAATTGGATGTTTATTCGGAGGAGCTGTCTGCCTTGAGTGGACTGTTCGCACAGTTGATTCATGAACCATGTTTTGATACTTTAAGGACAAAAGAGCAATTGGGCTATGTTGTTTTCAGTTCGAGCTTGAACAACCACGGTACGGCAAATATCAGGATCTTAATTCAATCAGAACATACCACCCCTTACTTAGAGTGGAGAATAAATAACTTTTATGAAACATTTGgtcaaattttgaaagatatgACGCAGGAAGACTTTGACAAGCATAAAGAAGCATTATGCAACAGTCTATTGcagaaattcaaaaacatgAGTGAAGAAAGCGCCAGATATACAGCAGCGATTTATTTAGGTGACTACAATTTCACTCATCGTCAAAAGAAGGCTAAGCTAGTTGCCGATATCACAAAGCAACAAATAATAGACTTCTATGAAAGTTACATAATGGGTGAGAACGCATCAAAATTAATTCTTCATTTGAAGTCACAAgtggaaaacaaagagCTCGATGAAAGTGAACTGGAGGCCGCTAAATATCCAAGTGGCCAGTTGATCGAAGATGTCGGTTCATTCAAATCGACACTATTTGTTGCTCCTGTTCGTCaaccaatgaaaaattttgaggTTACTGCACCTGCTCAAGCTGAAAAGTAG
- the CCW14 gene encoding Ccw14p produces the protein MRTNTLLSSVISLALLSNEVLATPPACLLACVAQVSKSSSTCDTLNQVSCFCEHENSAIKKCLDSICPNNDADAAYTAFKSSCSEQNASLDDSSSSASSSASSSSKASSSSKASSSSKASSSASSSASSSIKASSSSSSVKASSSEQASSTEQVSSSKASSTEQFSSSTGKASTTAFSSSSIVSKVPVTSGNSTSTAIISTFSEGSGNVLEAGKSAFIAAVAALLI, from the coding sequence ATGCGTACCAACACTCTATTGTCTTCCGTCATCTCTTTGGCTTTGTTGTCCAACGAAGTTTTAGCAACTCCTCCAGCCTGTTTGTTGGCTTGTGTTGCTCAAGTTAGCAAATCCTCCTCCACATGTGACACTTTGAACCaagtttcttgtttctgtGAACACGAAAACTCCGCCATCAAGAAGTGTTTGGACTCCATTTGTCCAAACAACGATGCCGATGCTGCTTACACCGCTTTCAAGAGCTCTTGTTCCGAACAAAATGCTTCTTTGGATGACTCTAGCAGCAGTGCTTCCTCTTCTGCTTCCTCATCCAGCAAAGCTTCATCCTCTAGCAAGGCCTCCTCCTCTAGCAAGGCCTCCTCCTCCGCCTCCTCCTCCGCCTCCTCTTCTATCAAggcctcttcttcatcatcttccgTCAAGGCTTCTTCCTCTGAACAAGCCTCTTCTACCGAACAAGTCTCTTCCTCCAAGGCTTCCTCTACCGAACAATTTTCCTCTAGCACCGGAAAGGCTTCTACCACTGCTttctcatcttcttccattGTGTCTAAGGTCCCAGTTACTTCTGGTAACTCAACTTCTACCGCCATCATCTCCACTTTCTCCGAAGGTTCTGGTAACGTCTTAGAAGCTGGTAAGTCTGCTTTcattgctgctgttgccgCTTTGTTGATTTGA
- the VAC14 gene encoding Vac14p has translation MDKSIAKGLSDKLYEKRKAAALELEKLVKQCVLEGDYDRIDKIIDELCRDYAYALHQPMARNAGLMGLAATAIALGINDVGRYLRNILPPVLACFGDQNDQVRFYACESLYNIAKIAKGEILVYFNEIFDVLCKISADTENSVRGAAELLDRLIKDIVAERASNYISIVNNGSHGLLPAIKTDPISGDVYQEEYEQDNQLAFSLPKFIPLLTERIYAINPDTRVFLVDWLKVLLNTPGLELISYLPSFLGGLFTFLGDSHKDVRTVTHTLMDSLLHEVDRISKLQTEIKINRLERLKILEDKYNNNSTPTKKADGALIAEKKKTLMTALGGLSKPVSIETDGSVSSTNESNDERHQNNQEQLLDSEASSQEPLRDGEEYIPGQDINLNFPEVITVLVNNLASSEAEIQLIALHWIQVILSISPDVFIPFLSKILSVLLKLLSDSDPHITEIAQLVNNQLLSLCSSYASKETDGKIAYGPIVNSLTLQFFDSRIDAKIACLDWLILIYHKAPNQILKHNDSMFLTLLKSLSNRDTVLIEKALSLLQSLCSDSNDNYLRQFLQDLLTLFKRDTKLVKTRANYIMRQISSRLSPERVYKVMSIILDNYSDITFVKMMIQILSTNLITSPEMSSLRNKLRTCEDGMFFNSLFKSWCPNPVSVISLCFVAENYELAYSVIQTYANYELKLNDLVQLDILIQLFESPVFTRMRLQLLEQQKYPYLHKCLFGILMIIPQSKAFETLNRRLNSLNIWTSQSYVMNSYAKQRDNTNFCDSNSDISQRSVSQSKLHFQELIDHFKATSDEEEYPSDMIKLDHGANNKSLLLGNFIDGIDEDKQEIVSPMSPMNEAINEEMESPNDSSSVILKDSNSLPFNSNMSDKSKK, from the coding sequence ATGGATAAGTCGATTGCCAAAGGTCTGAGCGACAAACTATATGAAAAACGGAAGGCTGCTGCCTTGGAGTTAGAAAAGTTGGTTAAACAATGTGTCTTGGAGGGTGATTATGATCGCATTGACAAGATAATAGACGAATTGTGCAGGGACTACGCATATGCATTGCATCAGCCCATGGCCAGGAATGCAGGATTAATGGGGTTGGCCGCGACCGCAATTGCTCTGGGAATAAACGATGTTGGCCGCTACTTACGAAACATCCTTCCTCCAGTGCTAGCGTGTTTTGGTGATCAGAATGATCAAGTAAGGTTCTATGCATGCGAGAGTTTATATAACATTGCGAAGATTGCCAAGGGTGAAATTTTGGTTTACTTCAATGAAATCTTCGATGTGCTTTGTAAAATCAGTGCTGATACAGAGAACTCAGTCCGAGGGGCAGCTGAATTACTAGATCGTTTGATCAAAGACATTGTTGCAGAAAGAGCGTCTAATTATATAAGCATTGTGAATAATGGTTCTCATGGTTTACTTCCAGCCATAAAAACGGACCCGATTAGTGGTGACGTTTACCAAGAGGAATATGAACAAGACAATCAACTGGCGTTTTCCCTACCGAAGTTCATTCCTTTGCTGACTGAGAGAATCTATGCAATCAATCCTGATACCCGTGTGTTCTTGGTTGACTGGTTGAAAGTCTTACTCAATACACCTGGATTAGAGCTCATATCGTATTTGCCATCCTTTCTTGGGGGGTTGTTCACTTTCCTAGGTGACTCTCACAAAGATGTAAGAACAGTTACTCATACTCTTATGGACTCACTATTACATGAAGTCGATCGTATCTCAAAATTGCAGactgaaataaaaattaataGACTGGAGAGGCTGAAGATACTTGAAGATAAATACAATAACAATTCCACTCCAACTAAAAAAGCCGATGGCGCACTCattgctgaaaagaagaaaacattgaTGACTGCATTGGGCGGGCTATCTAAGCCGGTAAGTATCGAAACTGATGGAAGCGTATCAAGCACAAATGAATCAAATGATGAAAGGCACCAAAATAACCAGGAACAGTTATTGGATAGCGAGGCATCTAGCCAAGAACCACTTCGTGATGGCGAAGAATACATACCTGGCCAAGACATCAATCTAAATTTTCCAGAAGTCATTACAGTTTTGGTGAACAACCTAGCGTCTTCAGAGGCAGAGATTCAATTGATCGCATTGCACTGGATACAAGTCATTTTATCTATTTCACCGGACGTCTTTATTCCATTTCTCTCCAAAATACTTTCTGTTCTGTTAAAACTATTGAGCGACTCAGATCCACACATTACTGAAATTGCTCAACTTGTCAACAATCAATTACTGTCACTATGCAGCTCATATGCAAGCAAAGAAACGGATGGCAAAATCGCTTATGGTCCCATTGTTAATAGTCTGACACTGCAGTTTTTTGACAGTAGGATTGACGCCAAGATTGCCTGTTTGGATTGGCTTATCTTGATTTACCACAAGGCTCCaaaccaaattttgaaacatAATGATAGCATGTTCTTAACTTTATTGAAGTCCTTATCCAATAGGGACACGGTTTTGATTGAGAAAGCTTTAAGCCTTTTGCAGAGCTTATGTTCGGACTCGAATGATAATTATTTGCGCCAGTTTCTCCAGGATTTATTAACCCTATTCAAGAGAGATACCAAATTGGTGAAAACTAGGGCAAACTATATCATGAGACAAATATCTTCGCGCCTATCACCAGAACGTGTTTATAAAGTAATGTCTATTATATTGGATAATTATAGTGACATTACATTTGTGAAAATGATGATTCAGATTTTAAGTACGAACCTAATAACATCGCCCGAAATGTCCTCATTGAGGAATAAACTCAGGACTTGCGAGGATGGCATGTTTTTCAACAGCTTATTCAAATCTTGGTGTCCTAACCCTGTGTCAGTGATATCGCTGTGCTTTGTTGCGGAAAACTATGAGCTAGCTTACTCGGTAATACAAACATATGCGAATTATGAAttaaaattgaatgatttGGTGCAATTAGATATCTTGATACAGTTGTTCGAATCACCAGTTTTCACAAGAATGAGATTGCAACTTTTAGAGCAACAAAAGTATCCATATTTGCATAAATGCCTTTTCGGTATACTAATGATCATACCGCAATCGAAGGCATTTGAAACATTGAATAGGAGACTGAATAGCCTAAACATATGGACATCTCAATCATATGTGATGAACAGTTACGCAAAACAAAGAGATAACACTAACTTCTGCGATTCTAATTCAGATATCTCACAAAGGTCCGTAAGCCAAAGTAAACTACACTTCCAAGAACTAATAGATCATTTCAAAGCCActtctgatgaagaagagtaCCCTTCTGATATGATAAAACTCGACCATGGGGCTAATAACAAATCACTTCTACTTGGAAATTTCATTGACGGTATCGATGAAgataaacaagaaatagtCTCTCCAATGTCCCCTATGAATGAGGCAATTAACGAAGAAATGGAATCTCCCAATGATAGTAGTTCGGTAATATTAAAGGATTCTAATAGTCTACCATTTAATTCAAACATGTCTgataaatcaaaaaaataa
- the RPS29A gene encoding 40S ribosomal protein uS14, with the protein MAHENVWFSHPRRYGKGSRQCRVCSSHIGLIRKYDLNICRQCFRERANDIGFNKYR; encoded by the coding sequence ATGGCTCACGAAAACGTCTGGTTCTCTCACCCAAGAAGATACGGTAAAGGCTCCCGTCAATGTCGTGTCTGTTCTTCCCACATTGGTTTAATCAGAAAGTACGACTTGAACATCTGTCGTCAATGCTTCAGAGAAAGAGCTAACGACATTGGTTTCAACAAATACAGATAA